The Phoenix dactylifera cultivar Barhee BC4 chromosome 12, palm_55x_up_171113_PBpolish2nd_filt_p, whole genome shotgun sequence genome has a window encoding:
- the LOC103705905 gene encoding vacuolar protein sorting-associated protein 32 homolog 2-like isoform X2, which produces MLKRLLTKPKKEPPSALSTLDRLHETLEMLEKKEHVLQKKISIEVEKAKDCTKAKNKKAAIQCLKKKKLYEAQIEQLRNFQLRVHDQMIVLEGAKATTDVIDALQAGSSAVKSMQQSLSIDDVEKTMEQANEHTENMRQIQEALAMPVGAAADFDEDELEAELEDMEGEELEEELLQSPSTVPAAPLPNSNQPRRETPHPASDVDELAALQTEMAL; this is translated from the exons ATGCTGAAGAGATTGCTAACCAAGCCCAAGAAGGAGCCCCCCTCGGCCCTCTCCACCTTAGATCGTCTCCACGAG ACACTAGAAATGTTGGAGAAGAAAGAGCATGTTCTTCAAAAGAAAATCTCCATTGAAGTTGAAAAGGCAAAGGATTGCAcaaaagcaaaaaataaaaaag CTGCTATTCAATgcctaaagaagaagaaattataTGAAGCACAGATAGAACAGCTGAGGAACTTCCAGTTACGAGTCCACGATCAG ATGATTGTGCTTGAAGGTGCAAAGGCAACTACTGACGTTATAGATGCTCTGCAGGCAGGATCATCTGCTGTTAAGTCCATGCAACAGTCATT AAGCATTGATGATGTAGAGAAGACCATGGAACAAGCAAACGAGCACACAGAAAATATGAGGCAGATACAGGAGGCACTTGCAATGCCAGTGGGTGCTGCAGCCGACTTCGACGAG GATGAACTTGAAGCTGAGCTTGAAGACATGGAAGGAGAAGAACTGGAAGAAGAGCTCCTCCAGTCACCTTCTACAGTCCCTGCCGCACCATTGCCGAATTCAAATCAACCTCGGAGAGAAACCCCACATCCAGCCAGTGATGTGGATGAATTGGCTGCACTTCAGACAGAAATGGCTCTGTAG
- the LOC103705905 gene encoding vacuolar protein sorting-associated protein 32 homolog 2-like isoform X1 has translation MLKRLLTKPKKEPPSALSTLDRLHETLEMLEKKEHVLQKKISIEVEKAKDCTKAKNKKAAIQCLKKKKLYEAQIEQLRNFQLRVHDQVYHMIVLEGAKATTDVIDALQAGSSAVKSMQQSLSIDDVEKTMEQANEHTENMRQIQEALAMPVGAAADFDEDELEAELEDMEGEELEEELLQSPSTVPAAPLPNSNQPRRETPHPASDVDELAALQTEMAL, from the exons ATGCTGAAGAGATTGCTAACCAAGCCCAAGAAGGAGCCCCCCTCGGCCCTCTCCACCTTAGATCGTCTCCACGAG ACACTAGAAATGTTGGAGAAGAAAGAGCATGTTCTTCAAAAGAAAATCTCCATTGAAGTTGAAAAGGCAAAGGATTGCAcaaaagcaaaaaataaaaaag CTGCTATTCAATgcctaaagaagaagaaattataTGAAGCACAGATAGAACAGCTGAGGAACTTCCAGTTACGAGTCCACGATCAGGTATATCAT ATGATTGTGCTTGAAGGTGCAAAGGCAACTACTGACGTTATAGATGCTCTGCAGGCAGGATCATCTGCTGTTAAGTCCATGCAACAGTCATT AAGCATTGATGATGTAGAGAAGACCATGGAACAAGCAAACGAGCACACAGAAAATATGAGGCAGATACAGGAGGCACTTGCAATGCCAGTGGGTGCTGCAGCCGACTTCGACGAG GATGAACTTGAAGCTGAGCTTGAAGACATGGAAGGAGAAGAACTGGAAGAAGAGCTCCTCCAGTCACCTTCTACAGTCCCTGCCGCACCATTGCCGAATTCAAATCAACCTCGGAGAGAAACCCCACATCCAGCCAGTGATGTGGATGAATTGGCTGCACTTCAGACAGAAATGGCTCTGTAG